The stretch of DNA agCAATAAACAACAGGATGTAGGTCTTTTTCAATTACTATTTTATACGgatactaaaaaattaattaatatattcataTACAGTTTCCTTGCAACTAATATCTtcagaagaataaaaaaaattgagggaaGCAACACTggttagttttttattatttcttttaataaaaacaaagaagtTTGAGTGGTAGGTGGAGAGTTTTAATATTGCAAAATTCTACAACTATTTGCGAATGTAATTCGATTAGATAAATGAAGATTTGCTTAGCTAATAGATTTACTCTTAAATCCAAAATTTACGAAACAAGAAATCATTGTATCCAACATAGAAGCTCAATTTTTCTACTTTCCTCGAATAGATAAAAgggtaacttttttattataaaagatttcATTTTGCTAAAGTTGGTTTCTTCACACATGCACCCTCTTGGTGATCGCCATTGATGATGCTTAATTCTTGGAGAAAGAATATATAGTGTCTAACAAATCATTTGTGCTCTTTTTAGAAGAGAATTTACAAGCAATATATTCAACGTCAATAGAAACACCAATCCAATtacataaaagattaatattatttttaattcaaaatctaaagaaataaaatttatggttattgtttacaaaatatttaatgattaaatatatttttgtcaattaacatttaatgaaaattgaaattagttgtTCTCCAAAATTATAaaccaatttagttatttatatttaaaaatgtctagatttattcttttttaacatattaaatttatttgacattttaaacatatttttcaattaatattgaagATAAAGTATatcaaacaacataaaaaaaactcaatattATCATGagatacatttaaaatatcatattaaattaagaaaatttgattaaaataaataaatctatgtctttctaaaattataaaactaatttcaatttttacacAAACTATATTTAACCTAATATTTAACTTTACTCGGTATACACCTCAGAGTCACATTTGAATTTCCGACAAATGATAATAACATCGAttacaacaaaatcaaaacttGAGTTTCACACATTCTCTTGAGCCACGAAAACTGTGTTCGTGATCCGATAAATTTGCAAGAGTTGGTTTGTGCATCTGTGTTATCGAGACATATTTGCGCGTGCATTCTGATAAGATGGTCTCTTTGTCTTATTGGAAGTTCTCGCTAACAATTTCTACACCTCAGCTTCCTTTGCACCGCCGTGAACTCAAAGAAGGTGACAGTTCAACCAAACCTGTGTATGCCTTTTCCAAACGCCCCAAATTTCAAATCCATCTTCCTCTCACTGCTTTTCAACTATCGTGACATGTCAAAAGGGAAcacaaacatttttaaaatcaaaagtaAGCATGCAACGCGTACCAGATTGTACATTCACAACAACATATACAATCGCAAAAACCGTGTGAAACAATTGGCTCAGCGTGGACATGCTTTAACATGTCAACATGTTCATGATTCTCCTCCATTTACTTCAATCTCACCACAAGTTAATCTTTTTAGGTTTAATCCTTTTTCTTCGTTGTCAAAATTTAAGGAGTGGCATGAGTAACAGTAGAAAGTCAAAATTCATCAATATTGGAAGAATATTCAAAGGAACGAATTCATTCTCTGCACGTGGAGCGCTCATAATTAACCCTACACGAATTTTCAAATGAAATCCCACGAAATACATAAGAATTTGGTTAAAGTCAAATCAGCTTGCAGCTTTTAAGGACCCACTTGGAAACAGCTTCACCGTCTCTACCAGAAACCTTTCTGTATATAATATGTAGCACTCAACACTAGAGCAACAACAACTTCACACACTGTATAACATTTTTCTGTGCTCTTAGAGAAAGAAGTTAAGTGCTCAAAACATCATAGTACTGTTTGGAAAAACCaagatatataattaagatGCAGATGAAGAAGAGTGTTTGGATTGTGATGGTTATGACGGTGCTTGTGGTGTCATCACAGTTCTGGTTTGTGCATGGAAGAGTCCTTCGATCAGAGACACCTAGTGAGGATTTGAAAGGAGAAGAAGGTTCGTCGGTTGGAATGGCAACATTTGCTGTTGCTTCTAACAACTCCATAACTCGTCAATTCGCACGAAGTTTGGCGTATAAACTAGCTTCTGGACCTAGCAAAAAGGGTCCTGGtcattaattagtctttttttccTTGCTTTTCATTGTGGTGGCTTTCTTCCACCttcatttctttcaattttctaccatttttttctttcttctttcttggTCTTTGACTCACACATGCTGAACCTCTCTCCCTctcttcttttctgttttttgttttggcTTTTGTTTTCACTTTCTCCACATACATTAGTCAGATACATGTGTGTCTAGTTTGCAGAAGCTGATTGTAAAAATAATCTGTTACACATctctgaatatatatatatatatatatattgagaaattatatatatacataccatatttctttctctttttcatctCATCACCAACTTCAAATACGCTTAAAGACACATAACCTATAAGAAACATTTCATTCCTACGATGTGCATAAACTTTGACGCAAACAAAACCAAACACGCTCAGAATCATCATCTAATagtaaaacagaaaagaaactgtagaaaagagagagaaagtgaaagAGATGCAGAGTTTGGATGAAGAAGTAGTAGTGAAATTGGTTTTGGTTGGTATGTTTGCTAAGCAATGTAAAAGATGGTTAAAGGTTTGAGAATGTAAGTCAAAGATAAGATGAGAAAGGCATGTATGAAGGATGACATTCCCCTGCAGCCATGCTTGGAAATGTTGACCTCTCACTTCAACTTTCTTGTACCACCAAATCAActctatatataatattttctactCTCATCACAAGCAATTTTTAACTTGTTTGAAGGAACAATTAATAGTATTTTGTTCATAAATTGAGGCTTGTGTTTACTTAAATGTCCACAAGTAGTTTTCAAAACCTAACCGAATTTGCTTAGTCGACTAGTTAAACTGGAAAATGGTCAAGTCATGGATAACTTGGAAAATTGGTGAAGAATAAATCGCTCAAGAAACTGACAAAATCATATATGAATGGGTACTCGTCAGctatagttaatttaattaatttcttaaaaacattaatatttttaaagaataaatcatgttttaagttcttaaattttgaagccaaattatagttataaactttataccaattttatttCCATACTTAATGAATGTATGACGTCAACacgacattttttttttatgtatgtaTATCCTCTTTGTTCATGAACTGAGAATTTTGACCGCTTAGGGTTTGATATTATTGTTGGTTTGAATGGAATGGCATTTGATTAGtacaaaatttatgaaatgaataaagtatgattttatttaaacgtttaggtacaaatttttttttattaaattaattaaaggatCATATACAACGTATACATTTGAGGCTTTTTCCCAGCAAATTTTGTCTACAATTATGAGGAATCAAGTCATTTTAGGTACAAAAAACTGTataatttgacatatttctgtTTTGTATCAAATTATTGGATTAAACTCAACTTTCTGTGACCCCACCCAATCCAAAGGAATCAAATATATTTGGAGAGTTTGTTTTAGGTATACATTTGCTTTTTCAGGAATCAAGTTCCTTATTGGCAGATATATTTGGTTGGTGAACTGtagaaaaattacaatttatttaagtattttataaagaaaagtgaagaaaaaaatgtcataAAAGTTCAATGAagataagtaattattttaaacaaatttaattgttGCAAGAATATGATTAAACCCCacactttaaaatattagaGTGTGtgaaaatgtttttgaaacatgaatgtatatttttataggTATAGGATCCTTAAGTATTTCAAGATACAAAATGAgaaacaataatacaaaaagaaaaaacttatcaAGTGACATGTTTCTCCAACATAAACTAAGTGTCTCTACATTTAATCCTTGTGGTAATGTTAATTTATcgaacaatgatattttgactacgaaattttaacaactttcttttataacatGATGTATcatcttttaagtggtttttgaatattgagaatgagaaaaataaaagataaaaaatcacttaaaaaatgacacctaagattgtaagagaaagttgtcaaaatttagtagtcaaaaaatcattttcctgaTCTTAATCACAAATCCCACTTTGTACATTTTCTAATGGAAAATGCTAAATggttgacaaaaagaaaagtgaaaatttCTCTTTTAGCGACAACTTTCTATTTCATTTCCAAGCACGTATTCTCTCGCTCACACATTCATTATCTTCCACCCAATTAGTTGAAAACATAATATGCAACACTTTTCAGGAAATGTTCTTCCCACAAATACCAATACCAATGCTAGTTGATACCTTTTTTTCATGTTGCACCCAATTGTCAAAGTTACCCACGTGTAAGTGTTAAGATATATGATTTCACTCGTAGCTATAGTTTTCAATCCTACCAAACTCATCCTTTTGTTTCAAATAAGTGGTACTGTCATATTCAAATATCTCAAGTTTGAAAGGTTAGTTTACTGAGCATTTAACATAAAGAAGCATATATTTTTCAATGCTACGATCGTTACCGACAGATTTATCATGCATCCAATTGATACGAAACATGGAATGCCATGAACATGAACATCGTAATCATGGCATTAATTAATAATCAACGTAGGTAATGAATGAGCATATTCAAGGTCAAAGAGTGGCTGTGGCAGCATGTGAATGAGTTAGTAACATTAGGGTAGCAAAATGTTCAAAGTCCAAAACGCAAACATGCTCACACCACAGTCCAAATTCTTGGCTGCCCTTGTCAAAAGTGGTCCATAGAATTAGGAACGACACCTTTTTATGCTatcacaacattttttttcatccacaaatattaattgttagCAGAGAGAGTTGAATCTACAACTTTTTTTTAGagttaatgttaagtcaaatattattatgaaacgcgcttgaaatgttaaataaatttaacaaaatttgattaaaatgactaaatccacatatttcgaaagatgaaggactcagttggttcaaaatttcaaaattaactaatttcaaaattcactaaaagttaagagaccaaaaacaaatttaacattttttttaatctttcaaaTCAACCTTATAACTCTCAAATGTTTGTGAAAATTGAACACACAACCTCTCTCGTCTTTCTTTCCAACTTTTATTACGAAGTCAATCTTATAATTTCTAGTTTGCTTGTAAACATATATTGATGCATACaacaaaatagatttttttttcttaaattttgatttctatTCTCCTATTTTCCCACCTTGGACCAAAAGTATGAGGAATAAAAAAGACTgcgtattataatttttcttcagCTCTAGTGTTTTAGTCTGTGCTAATAGTTCAATTGTTCGTTGAAttacaattaaaagaaattctttatTACATTTGATAGTTTAAGATCAATACTATGAAAATAGTCCTGTCAGAGTTCAAAGTGAACACACCCCAATTTTTTGTCTTTGTGAAGTGATGCATTccataaaatattatagaaatCGAAATGGCTTTCCAAAATATGCCAAATCTTAATAGAATTTACAGCCACTAACTAGTTCCTAGAAGAACAATATTGATACTTTTGACAACAATccattaaaacaaaacaaaaaatttacttcacaattaactatattaatatttttataatattgttttctatttttaaaattaaataattagtatatatattattaaaataaaattgtgaagtCATTTGTTGGAAAAGGTtgtcaacatatatatatatatatatatatatatatatatatatatatatatatatatatatatatatatatgttcattTAAATGGACAGTATGAGAGAGTTTATAATTGCTTGTAACCCTACGAAGGCCCACTGGTTAATTATAACCCTTTTGGACCAAGTTGACAAAACGTTTGAAATGGGCCAGAAACGCCAGCCTGGTCCAGCTTAGAACAATTAATACGACAGATCGGTCTCCTCCGATCTGCATCAATTTGCTTAACCCTTAACCGATCCATAcctgaatttttttcttttttttttacatgttcagaattttaaattatgaggGTACTGTAAATGTAAATCAGTCCAACAGAAAATCATATACTAAAAATGAGGATAAAATGACTAaaaacttttaacttttattttatttttatgtgtgtGAGTTCGTCTGAAAATAGACCCATTTAACTACCACCCAACCCCGTGTAAAAAGCCATTATCAAATAAACCTCTCAACAGAAGAAGGATTATGATCTAATCATATATTACGTGATTAGAGCCTCACAAAGACATGGATACAATTAGTTAATCAGTATGCAAAACCTTTCATCTTATGCATATGTTAGTACGAGATTGCTGCTTAAGTAAAAGGTTGCAGGACACAAATTACAGAGACAAAGAGACCACCTTAAATGTGATATCAATCAACACATAATCCAAGGAAGAAATAATTGATACAGTTGCAGTTATAGTCCACGATTGGCATCATCGACTCTAAAGTGCTGAAAGAACAAAATCAGCACCATTGTTGTCACCATTGATCTGAAATTTTGCAAATGGTCGATTCAAACAAGCAGTAAACAAATCATGACATTCAcattttctacttttttatgACTGAATTTGTAGAAATCGATAAGTTTAACCTAATCAGTGATTCGGCATTTAACAATTTTACCCTAAACTTCTTGGATCATGACAGGAAATTCCAGAAATATAACATTCACAGGGAATATAATAAAGATCAAGACAACGTAATTCAAAAATACTACCTCCAAGTAAACAGAAGAAAACTCAATTGGCACAAAGAGCAAAACCAGCATCACTATCATACTATTACTAATCATCACTGCTATATCTCTATGTAAGTCACCAATAAATAGTTTCAATCGCAAACAAATATCTTACAAGCTCTATTCGTATCACATGACATGCAAACACCAAACAATTGATggattattaagaaaaaaatgcagTTCCTTAAATTCTTCAACTGTTATTGTTCAATCAAATTTGGAAACAGTGGTTAGAACAAACGGTAACACACACAACAGAGATAAAATTCTAATTGTGATCAAGCCCGAATGGAAATGTATCTAAATTTATCCTTACTGTTATTGCCATAACTTGATGCAACAAAAGCATGCGCACACACAAACGAGACTATAAAGTTAGAAACGAGAAAAAATTTTCATACGAATCCGAATAAGCCGGAGCAAGTAATTTTACATCCGCGGATCTTCCAATTCTACAATCTCGCAGAACAAAGGTTATTCGGAGACGACAGTGGCGACGCCCTCTACGGCGGCGGAACCCGGCGGAGCTCTGGTCTTGACAGCGTCGAGCATGCGCTTGCTGATCTCCTTGGAGTAGAGCTGGAGGGTCTCAATGCCATCGGCGGAGGTCGCGACGGAGGCACCCGCGGCGGAGAAGGCATCACCCTCGATCTGGCGAGCGGCGGCGGAGGCTTCGTCGGATGAGAGAGTGCCGTAGCGTTTGGAGAGTACGGAGGGGGTGGTGAGGGTCTCGATGAGGCGGTTGACGATGGCATCGCGGGTGCGGTCGGTGGGGGGCCATATGGTGAAGGAAAGGGCGGCGGAGGGGTCTGGCTGCGGCGGAGCCTCCGTTTGCGGCGGAACGGAGGGTTGGTCCGGTGTGGTTTCGGTGTCTGACATAGTAACGACGAAAAGTGGAATATGGGATTTGGGTTTGGggaaaaatagtatttttaaagGGTTTGAAAATCAAAgggaggaagagaaagagacaGAAAGTGTGACgtttgttgtgtttttgtttgtgtttgtgttcgTGTTTGGGTGAGGAAAGGGATGTTTGGACAAACAATGCATTGCCTTGTAAGTGAGATCTATTGGTG from Vigna unguiculata cultivar IT97K-499-35 chromosome 8, ASM411807v1, whole genome shotgun sequence encodes:
- the LOC114193831 gene encoding MFP1 attachment factor 1-like codes for the protein MSDTETTPDQPSVPPQTEAPPQPDPSAALSFTIWPPTDRTRDAIVNRLIETLTTPSVLSKRYGTLSSDEASAAARQIEGDAFSAAGASVATSADGIETLQLYSKEISKRMLDAVKTRAPPGSAAVEGVATVVSE